One Parashewanella spongiae genomic window, ACTCTATAGTGGTGAACAGCACTTCATACGACTTCACGTCGCACAAGCATAAACGCATTACGTACTGCAATTATCGAGTATGAAAAAGAATGAATCTTTCAAATTTTAACTACACATTATTTGGTTAAAAAACTAAAAAACTAATAAACTAAATTGAAAGGTGATCTGATCCCCATTTAGTTATCTAAAAATCACCTTTCAATGAGTTAGCTAAAGAACATTTAATCAATAAGATAAAGATAGATATCAATCATCATTACCTTTATTACTCAGTTCCGATGCCCCCCATAAACTATTCAAGCCAGTGTTTATTACTGAAAAATACTTGGTAGTGATTGCATCGCTTGTTTACGCTTTAATTCAATAATATCGCTGTAAATTTGAGTGGTTTTTAGCTCTGAATGGCCGAGAAGCTTTGATACGGTATAGATATCATGGCCGTGGGTAAGCATACGAACGGCGAAGGTGTGGCGTGCGCAGTGGAAGGTGATGTTTTTAGTTATGCCTGCTTCCATCATCCAGCGACTAATGGCGACATTCATGTAAGCAGAATATTTGAGTTTTTTAAATACTCGCTCTTCTGGCTTTTGCGGTTCACCCATGAGTTTTAATGCATCTTGAGGCAAGTCGAGATATTGCTGATAAGCCGTTTTCTTGTGACTGAATATGGCACGATAGCCATCGTCACTTATATGAATGTCTTGCCAGGTCAGCTTTTGAATATCACTCCAGCGAATGCCTGTTAAGCAGCTAAATAAGAAGGCTCTTTTTAGTACATCGTAACGACATTCAGTTCTGCTGATTGCGGTGATTTCAGAATCAATAAGGTAGTTACGTTTGTTCTGTTCAGGCTTAATCCCTGGGACTTGATGAACTGGATTTTGTTTGATAATACCAAAGCGGTGGGCTTGATTAATTGAAGCTCTGATCTTGTTAAAATAAGATGAAGCTGTGTTTTTGGATAACAGTTTTTTTGATTTGGTCACCGCTTCGTTGGATAAGTAGTGTTTAAAACCTTTAAGTAAGTTTACAGTCATATCTTCGAATGATAAATCGTTGGTTTTGGTGTAGCGCTTTAGATGGATTAATGCTGATGCCCAGATTGAGTGATTGGATATGCTGCCTGTTTTTTCTTTTTCATCAATGATGCTTTGCATGAATTTTACAAAGCTTTGTTTAAGCTTTTCTTCACTTTCAAAGTGGTGTTTGTTCTTGGCTAATTCGACTAGGGCTTTAGCACGTATTTTCTCGGCTAAGTCTAATGTCTTGCGGTTATGATCACGTTGGCTTTTATCTTTTGGTGTATGGTAAATGTAGAGGTTAAGAGATTGTCTTTTCCGTTTCTTCTCACGTTTTCCTTTTTCGTTGATGAAGGTTCCATCGTATCGTGTGAGAAGTAATATTTGTCGACCTTGGCTATCTGGAGTTTTACGTTCGATAGTGAGTTTCATGAGATTTTCTCCTACTGCTAGAAATTGGCCACCTATGTCCCACCTAATTTTGTGAGTGGGCTATGGGTGGCCAATTATTAGCAAATAAAAGAAACTATAGAAATACAAAGATAAGATTAACTATATACTTATATTAGATATTTTAACTTTGTTTGGCTTTTTATTGACCTTGTTTTACCTTGTTATTTTCCTATACAAAATGACGAAAAAATCTTTCCCAATAAATCATCAGAGGTAAATTGACCGGTTATTTCTGATAATGCCAATTGCGTCATGCGCAATTCTTCAGCTAATAATTCTCCTGCTTGATACACTTCTAACTGTTCTTTACCAATAAATAAATGCTGATTGGCAAGCTCTAAAGCTTGTAAATGGCGTCTTCTGGCAATGAAACCACCCTCTAAATTGCTTTGATAACCCATCAAGGACTTAAGATACTGTTTTAGCTCGTGCATGCCGTCGCCATTTTTAGCTGAAATACGATGTACGGGATAACTTAATTCATTGGATGTTTTGTGATTGCTGATACTGATGGGTTCTTGGGTTACATCCGCTTTATTTCTAACAACCGTCACCCCTAAGTTTTTAGGTAAACGATCAATAAATTCAGGCCAAATATCATGAGGATCGACCGAATTTGTGGTAGTGGCGTCCACCATAAATAAGACTTGATCCGCTTGATTGATTTCATCCCATGCCCGTTCAATACCTATTTTCTCGACAGCGTCATCGGTATTTCGAAGTCCTGCAGTGTCAATAATATGCAGTGGCATACCATCAA contains:
- a CDS encoding site-specific integrase, whose amino-acid sequence is MKLTIERKTPDSQGRQILLLTRYDGTFINEKGKREKKRKRQSLNLYIYHTPKDKSQRDHNRKTLDLAEKIRAKALVELAKNKHHFESEEKLKQSFVKFMQSIIDEKEKTGSISNHSIWASALIHLKRYTKTNDLSFEDMTVNLLKGFKHYLSNEAVTKSKKLLSKNTASSYFNKIRASINQAHRFGIIKQNPVHQVPGIKPEQNKRNYLIDSEITAISRTECRYDVLKRAFLFSCLTGIRWSDIQKLTWQDIHISDDGYRAIFSHKKTAYQQYLDLPQDALKLMGEPQKPEERVFKKLKYSAYMNVAISRWMMEAGITKNITFHCARHTFAVRMLTHGHDIYTVSKLLGHSELKTTQIYSDIIELKRKQAMQSLPSIFQ